The Entomobacter blattae nucleotide sequence ATCTCACCAAGCGGGCTGCGACCTGTTGTTGGCCCATTGGGGACCCAGGAACTAAGGGGTTTCGGTTTTGTGGGAAGGAAGCTTTGCCCGGCAAACCCTACTGTTTTGAGCATGCCCAGATTGCTTATGTCAAATTACGAGAAAGAAGTTCATAAAAAAAATCCCCATCATAAAAGGTGGGGGATTTTCGCTTATAGTAAAAATTTTTATAAAGTCAGTAGGGCTAACTCTTATCTTTAGGAGACAACAGGTTCCATAGAAGGGGCTGGAGTTGTTTCTTTTTTAGAGGAGCTGGATTCAGAAGAAAAAGATTTTTCAGAAGTTTCTGTAATCATTTCCATCTGGCCGCTAACCTGCCCACCTTCTTCGACCTGTAATTTTTTACAACGGGCATGCCCAACAATCTGCCCTGTAGAATGGATGGTAAGGTTTTTACTGGCAGTAAGGGTGCCGTCCATTTTGCCATAAATCTCGGCGTTTTCTACTTCAATATTTCCTCTGAATACGCCACCCTTGGCAATGGAAATTTCTGTGGCCTTAATATTTTCTGCCTCAACCTCGCCTTCTACAACGAGCTGTTCAGCATTTTCAATATTACCCTTTACACTAATTCCCAACCCAACGGTAAGGGTTCTGCGGGTTGCAGCATTAGGTTGTGATTGGCTTGCCAAGGTGGGGTTAGAGAGAGTATTTCCAACCCCTCGTGCCGAACCAGTTGGAGGAGTGGCCAAGGGAGAAGAGCTAGGAAAGGGAGAAGCAGGACGGTTCATTAAGTTTAAATCCTTATTAGTTGACGTTTCTGGAGAAGAAGAACTTTCGGAAGAGGAGAACAGGGGCGAGGGAGTGCTATTTCCTGTAGAAAGTGTGTTGAGAAGTTCATTAGACTCATTTTTACGTTTTCTAAACAATTTTTACCCCCTTCGCGTATTCAGGAACAGTTAAATAATGGCACCGGATTAAACAGAAATTACCTTCTATTTAAAACTTACACAGGCATAGTAAGACAGCAAGTGGAAAATATATTTTTTTTAGTTTATATGCTAGTTTTATATGCCCTGGATAGACCCATAAGCGCACCATGGGCCTAAAAGTAGATTTTATAAGGAAAATTTATAAGAAAGAGAAGGCTCGGTTCAGAGTTTTATTTACCCTTTGTATTTTTGATAATGCCAATAAGGAAAGAGTTACCTTCTTGTGGAAGGGAACCATTTTGCTACAGAAAGGAATTCCCACGTGGAGAGCATAAACCATACCGCAAACTTTGACCTCGTAGGAATTGGCAATGCCATAGTCGATGTTCAGGCCCCTATAGAGGCTTCCTTTCTAGAAGAGCATGGCATGGTTCCCGGTAGCATGACCTTGATAGATGCAGCAACAGCAAAAAGCCTTTATGCAAAAATTCATCCTATAGAGCAAACTGGTGGGGGGTCTGTGGCCAATAGTTGTGTGGCTGCTGCTCGTTTAGGGGTTAAAGCAGCCTTTTTGGGAAAAGTTGCAAATGATGAGCTTGGGAAAAAATATGCAGAAGATATGAGGCTTTCGGGCGTTTATTGCCCCCCGACCCTTCTAGACTCTCAAAATAGTACAGAGAGCACGGCCGTCTGCCTGATTGTGATTACTGCCGATGGGCAGAGAACTATGAATACCTATTTAGGGATATGTACAAAATTTGGTGAACCCGACCTTGATGAGGCCCTTATTGCCCAAAGTCGTATTCTTTATCTTGAAGGGTATTTGTTTGATACAGAGCCTGCGAAAAAAGCCTTTTATAAGGCTGCAGAAATTGCTCATAAAGCAGGTCGTAAGGTTGCCCTTTCTCTTTCTGACTCCTTTTGTGTTGAAAGGCACCGGCAAGATTTCCGAGCTTTGGTATCTGGGCATATCGATCTTCTTTTTGCGAATGAAAATGAGATATGCTCCCTTTATGAGACCTCAAATTTCGAAGACGCTGCGAACGCTGTTAATCAGGAGACAGATTTTGCCGTTTTAACTCGCTCAGAAAAAGGGAGCCTCATTTTGTGCAAGGGGGAAAGAACAGCGATAGAGCCCTTACCGGTTAAGGTGGTTGATACCACCGGTGCAGGTGATGCTTACGCTGCAGGTTTTTTGAGTGGGTTTCTCAAGGGGAGACCCCTAAAGGAATGTGGTTTTTTGGGAAGTCGGGCAGCATCAGAGGTTATTTCTCATTTTGGCCCTCGCCTATCTTCGTCTTTTTCTGAAATGGCATAACGCTTTGTTTGGTTAATATTCTCCCAAAGAGGGACCTTGCTATGTTATGGTTTTGTTAAAAAGCTTGCATAAAGGGCTGCAGGTGCTTTGCCACAACCAAAAGAGTAAAAATTTTTCGTGCATTTTTTCTAAATAGGCTTTATCCAAGTCAGCAGAGATATTTCCCTGTTTAAGTGAGTATTTGGCCACCAACATGCCCGCTCCCTTATCGGTTAAAGGGGAAAGGCCCGTAAGGCCGTTTTTTTAGATTGTTTTTGTAAAGAAGGTTTGAGTCAAAACGTTATGGATATACGCAATATTGCAATTATTGCCCATGTTGATCATGGCAAAACAACACTTGTGGACCAGCTTTTAAAACAATCCGGTGCCTTTCGCGAAAACCAGCATGTAGCCGAGCGGGCTATGGATAGTAACGATCTAGAACGTGAACGCGGCATTACGATTTTGGCCAAATGTACTTCTGTTGTCTGGAATGATATTCGGATCAATATTATCGATACACCAGGCCATGCTGATTTCGGCGGGGAAGTGGAGCGTATTCTTAGCATGGTTGATGGTGCCATTGTGCTCGTGGATGCTGCTGAAGGTGCTTTGCCACAAACCAAATTTGTTGTGGGAAAAGCCTTAGCTCGTGGCCTTAAACCCATTGTGGTGATTAACAAGGTTGACAGAAGCGATGCCCGCCCCGATGAAGTCCATGACGAGGTTTTTGACCTGTTTGCGGCCTTAGGTGCCAATGATGAGCAGCTGGACTTCCCGATGCTTTATGCCTCTGGCCGTCAAGGGTGGGCAGATAAAACCCTAGAAGGTGCCCGTAAGGATCTTTCTGACCTGTTTTCCCTGGTTGTAGAGCATGTTCCTGCCCCAGGTTTGGATAAAACAAAACCTTTTGCCATGATCGCAACCATTCTTGAATATGATAACTTCCTTGGGCGTGTGCTAACGGGCCGTATTGAGCAAGGGAAAGCCACCATGAACATGCCTGTAAGGGTTTTGCGGGCAGATGGGTCTACGGTGGAAACCGGGCGGTTAACCAAGCTGCTTTCGTTTCGTGGCCTTGATCGCGTGCCTGTGGACGAAGCCCAGGCGGGCGATATTATTGCCGTTGCAGGTCTTTCGGATGCCACCATTCCCGATACAATAGCAGCGATGGAGGTTGATCAACCTCTTTCGGCAATTCCTATTGATCCCCCTACCCTCTCTATGACTTTTCGCCTCAATGATGGCCCCTTAGGCGGAAGGGAAGGTAAAAAAGTTACATCCCGTCAGATCCGTGATCGGTTGATGAAGGAAGTGGAAGGCAACGTGGCTATCCGTGTGACAGACAGCCCAGAAAGTGAAGCTTTTGAAGTGGCGGGCCGCGGAGAACTCCAATTGGGAGTGTTAATTGAGACCATGCGCCGCGAAGGGTTTGAGTTGACCATAGGCAGGCCCAAAGTGCTGACCCGGGTGAATGAAGAAACCGGAGAGAGGGAGGAGCCCTTCGAAGAAGTCTTGATTGATGTGGACGAGCCCTATTCCGGTGTTGTGGTTGAAAAGCTTTCTCTTCGGAAAGGGGTTATGCAAGATATGCGCCCTTCTGGTGGTGATAAGGTGCGGTTAACCTTTCTTATCCCTTCACGGGGTCTTATTGGTTATCATAATGAATTTTTAACCGATACCCGTGGAACCGGGATTATGAACCGTCTGTTTTCTGGCTATCATCCATGGGCTGGGCCTATTGAAGGGCGCAGAAACGGCTCTCTCATTTCATCTGAAAATGGTGAGGCCGTGCAGTATTCTTTATTTTCTTTGCAGGATAGGGGGGTCTTATTTGTTAACCCAGGAGATAAAGTATATGTGGGTATGATTATTGGTGAGCACTCACGGGATTCAGACCTTGAGGTTAACCCCATAAAAGAAAAGAAGCTTACCAATATCCGTGCTGCTGGTAAGGATGAGGCCTTGCTTTTAACGCCCCCCCGTAGAATGAGCCTAGAACAGGCTATTGCTTATATTGAAGATGATGAACTTGTGGAGGTTACCCCTTCAGCGATTCGTATCCGGAAGCGTTATTTGGATCCCAATGAGCGCAAAAGGATGGAAAAAAAGGGAAGTAACACTTAGAGGGCTATCACTTTTTTGTGATAATCAGGAAAAAACTTTGGTGGTTGCCTTAATAAATTCTTATTTTTTACCGTAGTTTCTCTTTTTGTTCTTATTAGACATGATTCGTAATGTTTAAAAATGAAGAATAAGTTGTAATTTTGGCAAGGGTATAAGAAAATTTATGCTTTTTAAAAATTTATTAGGCGACGACCGTAAAACAATGTGGTAAGGATGTTGATCAAGACGGGCTTCCTTATAAGTTTTACGGGAACAGTCTGGAATGTTTTTTTGATCACGGTCCCAGATGGGAGAATTAAAGATGAAATTTTCACTGCGCAATACACTTGCTGTTCTTTCTACAGTTTCAATGATGGGCTTTGTTGCTCCTGCTTTTGCACAAGATGCTGAAGCACCACCACCTCCACCACCACCTGCTTCTACTTCTACCGCAGCACCAGAAGCTGCTCCTCCTGCAGCTCCTACAGGCCACGATAACATGAGCCATGACAATACTGGTCATGAGAACACGGGCAAGCACCATGGTAAAAAGCATGGCAAGCATCATGGTAAGCACCACAGCAAAAAACATGCTGCTTCCTCTGACAATGGCGACGAGGCTGCTGCACAGTAATCTTGGTTAATTTATTAATCAGATTAAAAAAGGCTGCCATTTTGGCAGCCTTTTTTATCGTTGGTTTTATAAAAATTATATCCAGGCGTTTTTATATCGTTCCAAAGAAAGATCCTGGGAGGGAATTTCAGTCTTCTTTTGGTTGACCATATCAGTAATAAGTCGCCCGGAACCACAAGCCATTGTCCAGCCTAAGGTACCGTGGCCAGTGTTGAGCCATAGGTTTTTAAATTTCCCGCTATTGCCAATAATCGGTGTTCCATCAGGTGTAGCAGGTCGTAGTCCTGTCCAGAAGGTGGCTTTGGAGAAGTCTGTGGGGCCAAATAAGTCTGAAAAGGAGGTTTCCAATGGAAGGCGCCTGTTATGGTGTAGGCTTAAATCATAACCTGCAAGTTCTGCTGTTCCCCCGATACGGATATGATTGCCCAGGCGTGTGATGGCCACTTTATAGGTTTCGTCGTTGACGGTAGAAACCGGGGCTGCTTCTGGGTTCGTGAGCGGTAAAGTCAGGGAATATCCCTTGATGGGAAACAGGGGAACGTCTAGCTTAAGGGGTTTTAGGAGAAGAGAAGAATAGCTGCCAGCAGCAAGAATATAAGAGTCTGCTGTCATACGGCCAGAGCTGGTTCTGATAGACAGAATCGAATTCGAGGTTGCCTCAAGAGCCTCTATGGTGGTGTTGTACTGAAAAACAACGCCCAGCTCCTCAGCCATTTGGGCCAGTTTTTTGGTAAATTTATAGGCATTGCCCGATTCATCGCCAGGAATATAAAGCCCTCCTTTAAGAAGAGATTGGGCGTTGGCTAGACCAGGTTCATGCTCAATAATGCTTTTTGTATCGAGAAGTGAATGCTCAATATGATAGAGCGACAATAAACGCATGTCATTATAGGCGTTATCAAGTTGCTGGGAGGTACGGAAAAGTTGGATAAGGCCTTTTTGGCTATTATCATACTGAATGCCTGTTTCCTGGCGTAATTCATCAAGGCATGTTTTGCTGTATTGAGCGACGCGGAGCATACGGCCCTTGTTAACGTCAAAATGGTGTCTGTTACAGTTAGCAGCAAACAGCAAAAGCCATTTGAACATAGCAGGGTCAAGACGCGGGGTAATCTTTAAGGGGCTATGCTTTGGGTCTTTCAACCACTCGAAGAGTTTACCAGGAAGAGAAGGTGAAGCCCACGGCGTGGAATACCCAGGAGAAACCTGACCAGCATTCGCAAAAGATGTTTCCTTGGCAGGGCCATCTCTTCTGTCCAACACAATAACCTCATGGCCGGATTTTGCCAAATAATAAGCAGAGGTAACCCCAATAACACCGGCACCCAGAATAATAATTTTCACAATAAATATTCCTGTTGATTCAATAAGTTAGAAATGTCTGGCCCTATACGAATAGTTTTTATAAAGGCGCCCATCAAGAGCAGTGAGTATTTCATACCCGATAGTCTTAGCGGCTTCTCCTACACAATCAAGGGGAATATTTGCACCAATAAGCTCAATCATGCTGCCTTCAGTGAGGAGATGCTCGGGGAGGGCTGAAATGTTGACACATAGGCAGTCCATGGAGATATTGCCAATAATTGGTAATTTTGTTTCTGGGGAAGCAGGCGCAACAGCAAAGCCTTTATTGCTCAGGATCCGAAAAAAACCATCGGCATATCCAATGCTGACTATAGCTATGCGTGCAGGCCCAGAGGTGATATGAGTGCCATTATACCCAATAGCGGAGTAAGGGTTAACCTTGCGGATCTGTATAATTTTTCCGCTAACAGTAATTACATTTTCCATAGGGTTAGGGTGGGCAGGGGTTGGGTTTATTCCATAAAGGGCAGCGCCAGGGCGCACCATATCCAACTGCCATTCCGGCCCTAGAAAAATCCCACTGGAAGCAGCAAGACTTAGGGGAGCATTCGGAAAAAAAGCTGCTAGTTTTTTAAATTTTAAAAGCTGGGCAGAATTTGTGGGGTTGTGAGGATCGGCAGCACAGGCAAGATGGCTGATAACAAATTTCACGTCTAGGAATTTCAGCCAGTTTTCTTCTGTCTGAAGATGAAGAACGTCCTCTTCTGAAAGGCCCAGCCGATGCATACCACTATCAAGCTGGATAATAGCGGGTAAGGGTGTGGCGTTTTTTTGGGCCAGGGTTTGCCAGTTTTTATATTGCTGGACAGTGTTTAAAACCGGCGTAATATTATGAGTTATAAATTGAGTGGCGGCTTCGGAGATAAGGCCATTGAGCACAAAAATTTGTGCTTCGTGGGAAAGAACCTTACGTAAGGAAATACCCTCTTGCAGGTGGGCCACAAAAAAATGGCGGCAATGGCCTTGTTGTTCCAGTAAGGGAGCAATTTTTTCTGCCCCTAACCCATAGGCGTTGGCCTTTAAAACGGCAGAAGTAATGCTATGAGGAGCTTTTTGGCATAATTGTCGATAGTTAGAAAGGATCGCATTCAGGTTGATCTGAAGAAGCCCGTAGGCCAAATCGGCAGAGGAGGAATTTTTCAAAGACGGGTCATGCCTGTTCATAAAAAATCCCTACCTGTTGATGTCTTAAGGAAGATGTGACCTTTTATAGCACCAATCTAGGGGTATCAAAAGTTATTTAGGATAAGATTTTAGGCGTTAATGGTGTTTTTCGCTGGGTTTCCCTTACTGGTTGAATATTCAAAATGCAGGGCCGTATTGGGGAACACACGCGGATAAATGGCATGTGCTGCCATAGCAGCCTCGCTAAAGCCTTGCAAGATCAGCTTTATTTTTCCCGGATAGGTTGCAACATCCCCAATGGCGTATATGCCTGGGTGGGTGGTTTCACACGAGCTTGGGGTTACAGGGATATGAGTGGCTGTACACTCCAACCCCCATTTGGCGATAGGTCCTAAATCAGCAGAAAGGCCAAAAAAAGCCAACAGATAATCAGCAGCCAGTTGTTTTTTATTGCCATCCAGATCGACAATTTCAACCGTTTCCAGCTGTCCATTCTTGCCTGTAAGGGCAGAAAGTTGATAGGGTACAACCTTGGTAATTTTTCCTTCTTCAACAGCCCTTTCGAGCTGGGCCAGACTTTCTGGCGCGGCTCGGAAACGCTCTCTTCTATGGATAAGGGCAATACTGGCAGCTTCATCTTTTAAGGTAAGGGCCCAATCGAGTGCGGAATCTCCCCCCCCTGCAATGACAAGGTGTTTACCCGTAAAATCCTTACGGTTACGAATGAAATAGCGCACACTGCCAGTTTGCTCAAATGTTTCAATATCTTTTAAGGGGGGACGGTTTGGGCCGAAAGCCCCAGACCCTGCTGCGATAATAACGGCTTTGGTTTCAATAACGTGATTTTTGTGGGTTGTTAAATAAAAGGTTTTATGACTTTCGGTCAGGGCTTCTACTTTATGGCCCAGTAGGCGGGGAATAGAGAAGGGCTCTATTTGTTTTTCTAGGGCATTGACCAGTTCTTCACCGCTAATAGAGGGATGGGCGGGGATATCGAAAATGGGTTTTTCCGGATAAAGGGCAGAACATTGCCCGCCTATATGGGCTTGTGCATCCACCAGCAGGCAAGACATTTTCAGCATACTACACTCAAAAGCTGCAAAAAGCCCCGCAGGGCCTGCGCCAATGATCACCACATCGGTTTTGGTTATTGCTGGTGTTGCCATAAGGGGAAAGTCTCCATTCCAGAAATGTGGAACAAGGCCATAGAGGCCAAAAGAGCGGCCCATGCCGATTTTTTCCAATCTACTGGCTTCTTTATATGGCAAGAGAAAGGTCCGAGCAAAACAAAAATTTTTATTTTTCAGATGGGTGCTGTGTTTTATCAGAGCGACCAAAGGGCCATAGAAGATTTTGTCGGGTTACCCTTAAAGGGTGCTCGGTTAAATTGACAGGAGTATGGATTTTGCTTCGAAAAATTTGTTGTGAAAGATAAATCCCTGTATGTCCTGAACAGAGATAGGCTATAAAACAGCCAGTGGCGAGATAGACAGTATTTTGGGCTCCAAAAAGCTCAATTCCCATCATAGTGCAAGCGATAGGGGTATTGGAAGCTCCGGCAAATACCGCCATAAAACCAATGGCAGCCAGAAGGTCCATGGGCGCATTAAGCCAAACGGATAGAATGTTTCCCAAAGCTGCCCCAATAAAGAAAAGGGGCGTGACCTCTCCACCCTTAAATTCAGAAGCAAGGGCTACAATTGTAAAAAGTATTTTTATTAGGGCGCTGTAGGGGTAGGATTGTGGGCCAAAAAAATTGAGAATGGAAGCTCCATTAGGCTCTGGAGCAGTAATGCCAAGACCGAGATAGTCACGCGTGTCCAAAAGGTAGACAAAAATAATAGTCAGTGTCCCCCCAATAACAGGGCGGAGCCAAGCTTTAGGGCATATAGTTTTAAAAAATTTTCCAAGACGATGGGTCGATTCAGAAAAGACCAAGCTGCAAAGCCCAAAGCAAACCCCACAGAGAGCAACTTTGGCTAGCAAGATCAAGTTTGTGTGGAAGGGAGGCTCGTCTCTGAGAGAATAACCAGAAAAAAGCACGGTATAGAGAGTATGATGTATACCCCATGCATGGCAGACCCAATCGGCTATAAGGGAGGCAAGCAAAGCCGGAACAAGGGCAAGATAGTCTACTTTGCCTATGGCGATCACTTCCAGGCCAAAAATGGCACCCGCAACAGGAGTGCCAAACACGGCTCCAAATCCTGCAGCTATTCCTGAGATAAGTAACACTCGAGTTGCTTCTTGGGAGAGTTTGAAGAGGTTTGCAAACCCACTTGCAATGCTACCCCCAATTTGTACGGCCGTTCCTTCGCGTCCAACAGAGGCACCAAAGAGATGGCTAATAACAGTAGAGACCAGTACAAGGGGGGCCATGCGCAAGGGCACACCACTATAGGGTTTTTGGATTTGCTCTAAGATAAGGTTATTGCCTCTTTCGGATTCTCCTCCAAACCAAAAATAGATGCTGGCTGTAACGACTCCTGCAAAAGGAAGTAGGAACAGTATGGCAGGGTGCGCCACTCTGTAATGCGTTGCAGCTTCGAGTGCTGCTAAAAACAGGGCACATAAACTTCCCACCACGGCACTCATGGGAATAATCAGAATCAGCCACTTCATCGCTCGCAGAACTGGCAAAAATAGGAGCATGAGAGAAAAGAAAGGCATCATATTCCCAAGAACTTTGCCAGCTTGAGGGAAAAAGGGGAAAAGATAGGCCAAGAAATGAAGTTTAGCTTTATAAACTTGCTTTGGTTATAAGCTAGGAGGGCCAATAGTGTGGGAGTAACAAGAGTTAAGAAGAATATGAAAAATATGAAAGCCCAAACTAAACCAGATATTATAAACATAAACCCCCATCACCGCACAGTTAAGTAGCGTTTGTGATAGGAGTCATCAGCCTTTAAGGCGGTTTATAAACTTTGGGAGAACCCCATTCCCATTTTATGCGTAATGCGTAATGCGTAATGCGTAATGCGTAATGCGTAATGCGTAATGCGTAATGCGTAATGCGTAATGCGTAATGCGTAATGCGTAATGCGTAATGCGTAATGCGTAATTAAGCGTATGGGAAATGAAATTTTCTGTCAAGAAAAACGTTATTTCTACTCATGTCAAATCGAATCGTGTCGAATCGAAGAAAAAGGGGTTGTGGATCATCCTTTTGCTCTTCTCTTTTTCTAAAGCGAAAACCTCTCAATGAGACAGAAGCATAAGAAAAGAATTAAGGTAGGAACAAGTTAATCCTTCTTGTAAAAAGTAAAATTCCAAAGCACTATTATACCACTTGATTTAAAGAAACCTTGAGAGAAAAAGAAAAAAATCAATGATTGAATTAACAGAGACTGAGCTGACAGAAAAAACAGGGATCACTGCCAGAACAGTTGCTGCTATGCGGGATGGGTTAAACCAGGAGAGAGTTTCTTTACGTTTTTTACGGTATTTTATGGGCCCTGCCGTTATTGCAGCGATTGCCTATGTGGATCCTGGAAATGTCGCTACCAATATAGAGGCTGGATCACGTTATGGCTATAGCCTGTTATGGGTTGTGGCTTTTTCAAACGTTCTGGCTATGCTGTTTCAGGCTTTTTCTGCACGGTTGGGTATTGTTACCGGCAAAAATCTTGCTGAACATGCCAGAGACCTCTATCCCCCTTTTATTGTTGGCGGGATGTGGATCGTTAGCGAACTGGCCGTAATGGCAACAGATTTGGCAGAGCTGATAGGGGGAGGCTTGGGGATTGCCCTGCTTACAGGTTTTCCCATTTTGGTGGGGATGCTGGTTATGGCGGTGGGAACCTACATTATCCTGTATTTCCAGAAAATCGGATTTAGGCCTGTTGAATGGGTTATTGCTTCATTATTAAGTATTATTGCCCTTTGTTATCTTTTCGAACTAATTGTAGCCCAACCGCCCCTTGCTGCTATTTTGTATCATACTTTTGTGCCACAACTGCCCGATAAGGGGGCCGTGGTGCTTGCCGCAGGTATTATTGGGGCAACGATTATGCCCCATGCCATTTTCCTTCATTCAGGGTTAACCCAAGAGAGGATTGTCGGAGAGACAGAACAGGAAAAACGCAGAATTCTCCATTTTTCCAATATAGAAACAGTTCTGGCCTTAACTGTTGCAGGGTTTGTAAACATGGCTATGCTTGCGTTTGCTGCGCGGGTTTTTCATGGAGTTAATAACGGTATTGCCGAAATTGATACAGCTTATTATGGCATTATCTCCTATCGGGGGATTGTAGCGGCAAGCATATTTCTTGTCTCACTTGTGGCTGCTGGCCTTTCTAGTTCAGCAGTAGGCACTATGGCTGGGCAGTTGGTGATGCAAGGGTTTTTACGCCGTTCCATTCCCTTATGGGTTAGGCGATTGGTAACCATTGTTCCTTCCTTTATCGTTGTAGGATTGGGCTTTAACCCGACAACGAGTTTAATTATCAGCCAGGTTATTTTAAGTTTTGCATTGCCGGTTCCTATGATTGTGCTGATGATGGTGATTGGGAGGCGGGCTATCATGGGCAGCTTTACTCCCCATTGGGGCATTATGGCCTTGGCCGGAATTGGATCCGCTGTTGTATTATTTATTAATATTTTACTGGTTGTGCAAACGATATGGGATATTTCCTTTATTTAGACGGGAAAGGGAATTAGGTCTTTAGAGGAAGAGGAAGAGGAAGAGGAAGAGGAAGAGGAAGAGGAAGAGGAAGAGGAAGAGGAAGAGGAAGAGGAAGAGGAAGAGGAAGAGGAAGAGGAAGAGGAAGAGGAAGAGGAAGAATTTATGACAAGCTGTATTCAGGAATGCCCAGACGCGAACTAAAGGCGCGGGAAGGAAAGTTTGAGGTGGCAAATATTTTTTATCAGGTGATGATTTCTTCTCCAGCCCAAACAGAACAACTGGCACATATTTTGGCAAGCCTTTCCCGCAAAGGGGATACGATCCTTCTTCAAGGGCCATTAGGGGCAGGAAAATCAGTCCTATGCAGGTCTTTTATTAGGGGTGTTTTTAACGATCAAACAATGGAGGTGCCCAGCCCTTCTTACACTCTGGTGCAGCATTATGACCATGATGGCAAACAGGTTGTTCATTTTGATTTGTGGCGTATTTCCTCCGAAGATGAGCTTTATGAACTGGGCTGGGAGGATATGGATGAAGCTATTGTGCTGGTAGAATGGCCCGAGCGGTTAAAACATTTTATGCCACAAACAGCCTTGCACGTTCAAATAAGCTTTGTGGATGCTGAAAGCAGGCCTGAACTACGCCATGAGAGGGTCTTTTTTTCTCAGGCTGAAAAAAATCAAGGGTTTGAACCCAAAAAAATTGAACCCGAAAAAGAAAAAGACCATGAAGAGGGCCGTATATTTCAGCTCAAAGGGTGGGAGGATAGAAATCTTCTTGAGACGCTTATCCGTGCAGGTATGGTGGTCGAGGTGATAGAAAACTCATGGCAGGTCCTATGCTGATTGATATCCCTTTACATGATTCCTTCTTAGAACGGGTGGTTCAGCTGTGGTTACGGCAGGCAGAAGAAAAAAATGACGATGGGCCTACAGATCTTTATCCTTCGGCTGATGGGCTTCTGATTGTGCCGACCCGGCGTTCAGCACGAGCGCTTATTGAGGCGTTTTTACACCATTTTAAAGGTCAGGCCGCTCTTCTTCCCCGCATTGTAGCCGTAGGGGCTCTTGATGAGGAAGAAGGAGCCCTTATGGGAGAAGACCCTTTTTGGGTACCTCCTGCGGTTTCTTTGCAGCACCGTTTCATTGTTCTCTCAGAACTGGTTATAAAAATTCAGCCTTTTTTGGCTGCTGCCATTGGGGTAGAATCAAAGACTAGCCTGCACCATGCCTGGCAAATGGCCCGCTCTTTGGTTGGCCTTATGGATGAGGCCGAGCTGAATGGGTGTGATTTGGCAGAAAAATTACCGTTGGCCGCTGAGGGTGATTTTGCCCAGCACTGGCAGGTTATTCTCAGGTTTTTAGAAATCATCATATGCCAGTGGCCTGCCTGGCTTCAGGAGCAGGGGTTAAGTAACCCGGTGAAAAGACGGGTAAGTTTGATACAGGAACAGGCCAAATTTTGGCAAAAAAAAACACCCACCCTTTCCGTTTGGGCTATAGGATTTGGAGAAGCCTACCCTGCCATTATGGCCATGCTGTCTGCAATATTGCAGCTTCCTCATGGGCGGGTGATTACTCGGGGGGTGGATTTTTCTCTTTCAGAAGAGGTTTGGAATAAGCTACCTGATACACACCCCCAGTCTGGCTTCAAGCGTATCCTTCAGGCCTTGGGGAGGTCTCGGAAAGCCATAACCCCCATAAAAACCTTTTTCCCCACTTTTTCTGAGAATGAAATGCTTAAAGGACGTAGCCGATTATTGTCCAAGATCATGC carries:
- a CDS encoding D-amino acid dehydrogenase, with amino-acid sequence MKIIILGAGVIGVTSAYYLAKSGHEVIVLDRRDGPAKETSFANAGQVSPGYSTPWASPSLPGKLFEWLKDPKHSPLKITPRLDPAMFKWLLLFAANCNRHHFDVNKGRMLRVAQYSKTCLDELRQETGIQYDNSQKGLIQLFRTSQQLDNAYNDMRLLSLYHIEHSLLDTKSIIEHEPGLANAQSLLKGGLYIPGDESGNAYKFTKKLAQMAEELGVVFQYNTTIEALEATSNSILSIRTSSGRMTADSYILAAGSYSSLLLKPLKLDVPLFPIKGYSLTLPLTNPEAAPVSTVNDETYKVAITRLGNHIRIGGTAELAGYDLSLHHNRRLPLETSFSDLFGPTDFSKATFWTGLRPATPDGTPIIGNSGKFKNLWLNTGHGTLGWTMACGSGRLITDMVNQKKTEIPSQDLSLERYKNAWI
- the typA gene encoding translational GTPase TypA codes for the protein MDIRNIAIIAHVDHGKTTLVDQLLKQSGAFRENQHVAERAMDSNDLERERGITILAKCTSVVWNDIRINIIDTPGHADFGGEVERILSMVDGAIVLVDAAEGALPQTKFVVGKALARGLKPIVVINKVDRSDARPDEVHDEVFDLFAALGANDEQLDFPMLYASGRQGWADKTLEGARKDLSDLFSLVVEHVPAPGLDKTKPFAMIATILEYDNFLGRVLTGRIEQGKATMNMPVRVLRADGSTVETGRLTKLLSFRGLDRVPVDEAQAGDIIAVAGLSDATIPDTIAAMEVDQPLSAIPIDPPTLSMTFRLNDGPLGGREGKKVTSRQIRDRLMKEVEGNVAIRVTDSPESEAFEVAGRGELQLGVLIETMRREGFELTIGRPKVLTRVNEETGEREEPFEEVLIDVDEPYSGVVVEKLSLRKGVMQDMRPSGGDKVRLTFLIPSRGLIGYHNEFLTDTRGTGIMNRLFSGYHPWAGPIEGRRNGSLISSENGEAVQYSLFSLQDRGVLFVNPGDKVYVGMIIGEHSRDSDLEVNPIKEKKLTNIRAAGKDEALLLTPPRRMSLEQAIAYIEDDELVEVTPSAIRIRKRYLDPNERKRMEKKGSNT
- the alr gene encoding alanine racemase → MNRHDPSLKNSSSADLAYGLLQINLNAILSNYRQLCQKAPHSITSAVLKANAYGLGAEKIAPLLEQQGHCRHFFVAHLQEGISLRKVLSHEAQIFVLNGLISEAATQFITHNITPVLNTVQQYKNWQTLAQKNATPLPAIIQLDSGMHRLGLSEEDVLHLQTEENWLKFLDVKFVISHLACAADPHNPTNSAQLLKFKKLAAFFPNAPLSLAASSGIFLGPEWQLDMVRPGAALYGINPTPAHPNPMENVITVSGKIIQIRKVNPYSAIGYNGTHITSGPARIAIVSIGYADGFFRILSNKGFAVAPASPETKLPIIGNISMDCLCVNISALPEHLLTEGSMIELIGANIPLDCVGEAAKTIGYEILTALDGRLYKNYSYRARHF
- a CDS encoding adenosine kinase, with amino-acid sequence MESINHTANFDLVGIGNAIVDVQAPIEASFLEEHGMVPGSMTLIDAATAKSLYAKIHPIEQTGGGSVANSCVAAARLGVKAAFLGKVANDELGKKYAEDMRLSGVYCPPTLLDSQNSTESTAVCLIVITADGQRTMNTYLGICTKFGEPDLDEALIAQSRILYLEGYLFDTEPAKKAFYKAAEIAHKAGRKVALSLSDSFCVERHRQDFRALVSGHIDLLFANENEICSLYETSNFEDAANAVNQETDFAVLTRSEKGSLILCKGERTAIEPLPVKVVDTTGAGDAYAAGFLSGFLKGRPLKECGFLGSRAASEVISHFGPRLSSSFSEMA
- a CDS encoding bactofilin family protein, giving the protein MFRKRKNESNELLNTLSTGNSTPSPLFSSSESSSSPETSTNKDLNLMNRPASPFPSSSPLATPPTGSARGVGNTLSNPTLASQSQPNAATRRTLTVGLGISVKGNIENAEQLVVEGEVEAENIKATEISIAKGGVFRGNIEVENAEIYGKMDGTLTASKNLTIHSTGQIVGHARCKKLQVEEGGQVSGQMEMITETSEKSFSSESSSSKKETTPAPSMEPVVS